The following proteins are encoded in a genomic region of Arcobacter cloacae:
- a CDS encoding putative quinol monooxygenase, translated as MKNIVIVATIKVKEAFKEEVYNELLKLHKATHEFDEGCIQYDLHKDLSDDFSFTFVETWESQDFLSLHEEKEHFKTFVSKIENKIEGLTINKLEKLEI; from the coding sequence ATGAAAAATATAGTTATAGTTGCAACAATAAAAGTAAAAGAAGCTTTTAAAGAGGAAGTTTATAATGAACTTTTAAAACTTCACAAAGCAACTCATGAATTTGATGAAGGTTGTATTCAGTATGATTTACATAAAGATTTAAGTGATGATTTTAGTTTTACTTTTGTAGAGACTTGGGAAAGTCAAGATTTTTTGTCTTTACATGAAGAAAAAGAGCATTTTAAAACTTTTGTATCAAAAATTGAAAACAAAATAGAGGGATTAACAATCAACAAATTAGAAAAGTTAGAAATCTAA
- a CDS encoding NADH:flavin oxidoreductase/NADH oxidase — protein MSLLLKSANIGTLELKNRVVMPPMCMYKSDESGEIKDFHKYHYVSRALGGVGFIIVEATAIEPKGRISSNDLGLWDDSLIEKHKQLNKDIHSFGAKTAIQIAHAGRKSTVIDSTPIAPSSIAFSKEALYKLPKEVSIEEIKDIKELFIKAAFRAKEANYDAIELHSAHGYLLCEFLSPLSNNRTDIYGGTLENRCRLVLEIATEIKQKLDLPLIVRISADEWMKEGWNIEDSIYLSKELEKIGVDAIHVSSGGNIEKPDNTPIIEALYQSFWAKKIKENVNIPVIAVGLITTAIEGEYLLENDFCDFVAYGRELLRNPNLVFYVANEFEEKEKINSSYQRAFV, from the coding sequence ATGAGCCTATTATTAAAAAGTGCAAATATTGGAACATTAGAGTTAAAAAATAGAGTTGTTATGCCACCTATGTGTATGTATAAAAGTGATGAGAGTGGAGAAATAAAAGATTTTCATAAATATCATTATGTATCAAGAGCTTTAGGTGGGGTTGGATTTATTATTGTTGAAGCAACTGCAATTGAGCCAAAAGGAAGAATCTCATCAAATGATTTAGGTCTTTGGGATGATTCTTTAATAGAAAAACATAAACAATTAAATAAAGATATACACTCTTTTGGTGCAAAAACAGCAATTCAAATTGCCCACGCAGGAAGAAAATCGACTGTTATTGACTCAACTCCAATAGCTCCAAGTTCAATTGCTTTTTCAAAAGAGGCTTTATATAAACTTCCAAAAGAAGTTTCAATAGAAGAGATAAAAGATATTAAAGAACTATTTATAAAAGCAGCTTTTAGAGCAAAAGAGGCAAATTATGATGCAATTGAACTTCATTCAGCTCATGGTTATTTATTATGTGAGTTTTTATCACCACTTTCAAATAATAGAACAGATATTTATGGTGGAACTTTAGAAAATAGATGTAGATTAGTTTTAGAAATAGCTACTGAGATTAAACAAAAATTAGATTTACCTTTGATTGTTAGAATTAGTGCTGATGAGTGGATGAAGGAAGGTTGGAATATTGAAGATTCTATTTATTTATCAAAAGAGTTAGAAAAAATAGGAGTTGATGCAATTCATGTATCAAGTGGTGGAAATATAGAAAAACCAGATAATACTCCAATAATAGAAGCTTTATATCAATCTTTTTGGGCAAAAAAAATAAAAGAAAATGTAAATATTCCTGTTATTGCAGTTGGATTAATTACAACAGCAATTGAAGGAGAATATCTACTTGAAAATGATTTTTGTGATTTTGTAGCATATGGTAGAGAGCTACTTAGAAATCCAAATCTTGTTTTTTATGTAGCAAATGAGTTTGAAGAAAAAGAGAAAATAAACAGCTCTTATCAAAGAGCTTTTGTATAA
- a CDS encoding NAD(P)H-dependent oxidoreductase — translation MKKVLILNGHQYYDVVAKGELTQHYIDTANDFFLKNGFEVKHTHIEKGYDVEEECQKFEWADYVLFQYPVYWMGVPWITKKYFDETFTQGRHYTSDGRSRSDESKTYGTGGLLKGKKYMLSLTYNCPTSEFDNPKGFFDGLSLDEAHIATHKTFQFCGLEPLKTYSVHDIFKGDLDLKKELEKFEAVLTENFL, via the coding sequence ATGAAAAAAGTTTTGATTTTAAATGGTCATCAATATTATGATGTGGTAGCAAAGGGTGAATTAACTCAACATTATATAGATACTGCAAATGATTTTTTTCTTAAAAATGGTTTTGAAGTAAAACATACACATATTGAAAAAGGTTATGATGTAGAAGAAGAGTGCCAAAAATTTGAATGGGCTGATTATGTTTTATTTCAATATCCAGTTTATTGGATGGGTGTTCCTTGGATAACAAAAAAATATTTTGATGAAACATTTACTCAAGGAAGACATTACACAAGTGATGGAAGAAGTAGAAGTGATGAGAGTAAAACTTATGGAACAGGAGGTTTATTAAAAGGTAAAAAATATATGTTAAGTTTAACTTACAATTGTCCAACAAGTGAATTTGATAATCCAAAAGGTTTTTTTGATGGTTTATCTTTAGACGAAGCACATATTGCAACTCACAAAACTTTCCAATTTTGTGGACTAGAGCCACTTAAAACTTATTCAGTTCATGATATTTTTAAAGGTGATTTAGATTTAAAAAAAGAGTTAGAGAAATTTGAAGCAGTTTTAACTGAAAACTTTTTATAG
- a CDS encoding winged helix-turn-helix transcriptional regulator, which translates to MYYINDKEYRCSVAVTLDIFNDRWKLAIIWHLLDGEKRFKELHEIINEITQKTLTIKLKELEEKNIIHREVYAEVPPKVVYSLTSCGKNLKPVLEEMHKWGIDYVKEFGKVTSENMCENSFCE; encoded by the coding sequence ATGTATTATATAAACGATAAAGAGTATAGATGTAGTGTTGCTGTAACCCTTGATATTTTCAATGATAGATGGAAGTTAGCAATTATTTGGCATTTACTTGATGGTGAAAAAAGATTTAAAGAGTTACATGAAATAATAAATGAAATAACTCAAAAAACTCTAACTATAAAATTAAAAGAGTTAGAAGAAAAAAATATAATTCACAGAGAAGTATACGCAGAAGTTCCACCAAAAGTTGTTTATAGTCTAACTTCATGTGGGAAAAATCTAAAACCTGTTTTAGAAGAGATGCATAAATGGGGAATTGATTATGTAAAAGAGTTTGGAAAAGTAACTTCTGAAAATATGTGTGAAAATAGTTTTTGTGAATAA